In Anolis sagrei isolate rAnoSag1 chromosome 5, rAnoSag1.mat, whole genome shotgun sequence, the DNA window cttcaaattctgcagcactgctggtcacagctgacctctatatggagcgctcaagggctagggcttcccagttatcagtgtctatgccagagatgttaaggttggctttgagcccatctttcaatctcttttcctgcccaccgacattccgttttccgttcttgagttcggagtagagcaactgctttgggagaccgtggtcgggcatccagacaatgtggtctgtccagcggagttgatggcggaggaccatcgcttcgatactggtggtctttgcttcgtccagcatgctgacatttgtctgcttgtcttcttgGAGAccgtggttgggcatccggacatcgtggccagtccagcggagttgatggtggaggaccatcgcttcgatactggtggtctttgcttcttccagcacgctgacatttgtctgcttgtcttcttgGAAGACgtctgtgtgtgagttttttcaatgtgtggaggtcagtgcacaactgatcaacacgcagtcttcacagagtgaggatCCACAAGCGGCATAGTTTAACACGACGACAGTGGTTTCTCAATCTGTTGcggccttcttccgccttcacagccattgtcctccgcctgctccgcggttgaggtctttgggtcttcggactgcgcttggtctggaacctcccctgtggccactcctgggagtgcacgactccagttgttgtgcctgcaggttcattggaacacgcaagtgTCAGAGtatgtgtgctgtcgcacgctgggcctgtgcataagactgtagacaggacataaattctgtgtgcccaacgggacgccggggctgcctcagattaaagtccttggatttccttaaaacagagtctttagattgcttaaaggttcaacaaagttctttattaatgaaaacaaacaggtactttaaggctttcttaacagtctattggctctttcaatcttgtccactgggaacaggcactatcttcataaactgtacattaactaatggggaaatccttaacttctaatctgggcagtctgcctttgcctctgttggcgtggagcccctacacccggtaccaactgcgtctggcttccgtgagtgacccttaccaagcagagctttgtagacttccaggggaaaaggagttcaggtttcagtgatggttgactgaagtccctccgcaaaggagctgtaaggctgtatgatcctcggccaagctatgggacctttctccccggccaagctgtagaagacgaagctttctacaggagctcttggtattatgtcctgtgtgaaaggcttctctgtgtggactgaacccaaaaaggctcctattccctccaaaacacaaaaagggggcgggaccagggaacctaactataattgacaggtggcttgccctatgattgcagccaaaagaagccacctatctgcagagtccctgaaacttaggactgcaacaaacattcaatacaaagcaaacagaattggagctcctggtacagctgtacctgcacagtatgtatgtattttgagctgtgctttgtagttttcaaagttagtGATTATGTGCTTAGAAATGTAATGCTGTGATCTGCAATGTGCCGAGATGTaatttcctgtgtggaaagagttaactgtatCGTGAAGGAGGAGTTGTAAATTTCAGTGTGGAGAGCGCTGTGTTATGTCGTATGTCATTATGTGTCATCACGTCTCTAAAGAATGTGGGAGTGAACAGTCTCAACTGTCTGAAGCCTGAAGTGGTTTGCAACGATCGGCCAGAGCAATGTAGCTGTTTTTGTTCTGGTGcagctgtaccaggaactccaactttatttgctttgtattaaatgtttgattgcagtcctaggtttcagggactcttttggttgcagtcatagggcaagtcacctgtccatcatggttaaattttggtcccgccccttgctcagggcaattgggaaggcaATGGAgacatttttagttagtctcagcaaggaaatcTAATGTACAgtacgtgtgcaagcttcccctgtacaaaagcttcaaccctcaagattttccaggggagaacagtcttaagagcaaaccagagaactccagggaagcctccccaaagctttgaggacCTTCCcagggaaaacagtcttaagagcatccaagaatttccagggaaaaagccctaaagaccaaagaactccagctagagaatatctaaacctttactggttggtccactcggtgcttcgagacgcagttcaactcggtagcggagcccacatcagtaagggttagattacagtcagcctgggagaagttaaaaaggggattttcctttaaagtaaagaagaagttattgaagacagttgcctgtccttcgtgggcaagattaggaattcaccagttacctaaaagcttggaatcatttgcttaactttactgaagacaagagaagtttctgtttgattgttcattaataaagggcTTTGTTATGCTTcataagccatctaaagactatttgtggtaaaaaccctctgagaacttctctttaggccccctggcttcccgctgggcaaaggttgcacatcctgttctagacaggacaattatttacaggcccagcacgcgacagaacagttttgttttcttgttttcttaGTTTTAGtgtttttagtaaaaaaaaaagtgtttttagtttttgttttaaataaactAGGTTTTGATAGAAGATGCGTTTCAAtgccttgtgtgtgtgttgagatCATTGACACTCCATCAACAGAAAGCCCCCTTACcgcgacaaggtgacagtccatcaaggggaACCCCCTctctctatagcaggggtcctcaaactaaggctttggggccggatatggccctccaaggttatttacccggccctcactcagttAGCCTaggtctggtggagtctcctcgcTTCTCTGGAGATGGGACTGGATGGACATCAGTCGGGAGGGCTTGTGGGTTctgtattaggcttgggcaatccatggttctaaatcagtgtttctcaacctgggggttgggacccctgaggaggtcatgagggggtgtcagaggggtcaccaaagaccatcggaaaatatagtattttctgttggtcatggggattctgtgtgggaagtttggcccaattctattgttggttcgGTTCAGAataatcactaggttcttgtgtgttttttcgggctatagggccatgttctagaggcatttctcctgacgtttcgcctgcatctatggcaagcatccatagatgcaggcgaaacgtcaggagaaatgcctctagaacatggccctatagcccgaaaaaacacacaagaacatagtgaatccagccatgaaagccttcgacaatagaataatcattgattataggtgaactataaatcccagcaactacaacttccaaatgtcaaggtctatttccacaaactccacatttgggtatattatttgtgccaagttttcttccagatccatcattgtttgagtccacagtgctctctggatgtaggtgaactacaactccaaaactcaaggtcaatgcccaccaaacctttccagtattttctcttggtcatgggagtcatgtgtgccaagattggttcaattccatcattgttggagtaccGAATGcgctttgattctaggtgaactataaatcccagcaactacaacttccaaatgtcaaggtctatttccacaaactccacatttgggtatattatttgtgccaagtttgttccagatgcatcattgtttgagtccacagtgctctctggatgtaggtgaactacaactccaaaactcaaggtcaatgcccaccaaacctttccagtattttctcttggtcatgggagtcatgtgtgccaagattggttcaattccatcattgttggagtactGAATGcgctttgattctaggtgaactataaatcccagcaactacaacttccaaatgtcaaggtctatttccacaaactccacatttgggtatattatttgtgccaagttttcttccagatccatcattgtttgagtccacagtgctctctggatgtaggtgaactacaactccaaaactcaaggtcaatgcccaccaaacctttccagtattttctcttggtcatgggagtcatgtgtgccaagattggttcaattccatcattgttggagtaccAAATGcgctttgattctaggtgaactataaatcccagcaactacaacttccaaatgtcaaggtctatttccacgaactccacatttgggtatattatttgtgccaagttttcttccagatctgtcattgtttgagtccacagtgctctctggatgtaggtgaactacaactccaaaactcaaggtcaatgcccaccaaacctttccagtattttctcttggtcatgggagtcatgtgtgccaagattggttcaattccatcattgttggagtaccaaatgcactttgattgtaggtgaactataaatcccagcaactacaactcccaaatttggatgtatcgggtatttgtgcccaatttggtccagtgaatgataatccatcctgcatatcggatactgacattacgattcagaacagttgcaaaatcacagttatgaagtagcaacgaaaataatgttatggttgggggtcagcacaacctgaggaactctattaaggggtcgcggcattaggaagtttgagaaacactgttctaaatggttctaaagtacttaaaaaactaaagttctggtggtgaaaatttcagaacactAACAAAAcgctcaaaatttcattataaatggcagttcctcaTTGGTTCTTGTGatgatgtgtatttttattcctatagTCATGTATTGTTTAGGATAGCCAACCGGTTAAAGGGTCAAATGCGGCCAACAGACTGACAagttgctgataagttactcttaTCTTAAGggggagctgtcttcatagacctgtcagcagcctatgatactgtgaagcaccgcctcctcctgagaaaaatgtacaatatcacaaaggacgaccacctcacccgcctcataggaaacctgctacaaaacaggagcttttttgttgagttccaggaccagagaagcagatggcggaaacagaagaacggcctgcctcaggggagcatgcttgctccatccatgttcaacatcgacacaaatgaccagccactgccagaagggacagagagtttcatctatgctgatgatcgtgccatcaccgctcaagcaaggagctttgaggtGGTAGAACAGGttgctttccgaagctctaggtgctcttactgcctattacaggaaaaccagctgatccccaacccatctaaaacacagacatgtgcctttcatctcaagaacagagaagcatcccgagctctgaagatcacctgggaaggaatcccactggagcattgcagtgtggagtgcctctggtattgccgcaaggagatcctccattgtgcatgtggcagggctcaggttgcattgcaggtttgctcttctccacactcgcatgtcaaggattccattttgtggccccatttcttgaggttagctctgcatctcgtggtgccagagcgcagtttgttcagcgccttccaagtcgcccagtcctctgtgtgcccaggggggagtctctcatttggtatcagccatgggttgaggttctgggtttgagcctgccacttttggactctcacttgctgaggtgtcctcctgggcacacagaagactgggcaattaTTTacgacatcaacagaatattcctataaaagactcaatctaataattctcaagtgtGGCAGACAGCAAgctgttcacccgccatgctttgtggagatggtgtatggagagtgtcagatctgcAACGGGAAAGCAGGATTCTGTACACTTTGGGCTCCTTTCctcaaggaaagaggaaggagtctgttctgtcgtgcactggatctgtaaagaatttcctttaagacagggcgtgcaacctttgcccagagggaagccagggggcccaaggagaagttctcagaggttttcccccacaaatgatctttagatggcttgtgaagtataacatagtcttttattaatgaacaatcaaacagaaacttcttttgtcttcagaaagttaaacaaatgactccaggcttttatgcaactggtggctccctaatcttgcccacgaaggacaggcaactgtcttcaataacttcttctttactttaaaggaaagtcccctttttaacttctcccaggctgactgtaatctaacccttactgatgtgggctcggctaccgggttgaactgcgtctcgaagcaccgagtggacctaccagcaaagttttagatattctccagctggagttctttggtctttagggctgttttcctggaaatctttggagactcttaagactgcttccccccggaaagtcttaagggttgaagcttttgtacaggggaagcttgcccatgtcctgtacattagcattccttgctgagactgactaaaaaatggctcccttcccttcccaattgcccttagcaaggggcgggaccaaaacttaacgatgatggacaggtgacttgccctacaactgcaaccagaggaagccaccttcctgcagaatccctgactgcaggcaaatatttaattgttgttgttcattcgttcagtcgtctccgactcttcgtgacctcatggaccagcccacgccagagctccctgtcggccgtcaccacccccagctccttcaatatttaatacaaagcaaataaagtgggagctcctggtacagccgtaccggAACAGAGTCTGACTCATTCCAGGAAACAAAGTTCTCAAagcaaataaactttatttaagaCAGCAGAGTTGTTAACCACACAGTGGACACTGTTAGGGATGAGAAATAGGTCACGGCAGAAAACATTGACACGCAAAGCAAATCAATGCATCCAGTTTAAATATGTATAACTATTACAAGCAAGcacgtaacaacaacaacaactattattattactattattattattattattattattattattattattattatttcttacccacctctcaaTATAGCTCAAGGTGGGTCACAGCAAACTCAAAAACACACCAATACTAttctacacatattaaaatgcagttccataaaagatacGTTATCAGAGCATTTCCAGACCAAAACACAGAACACATAGGCAATGAGGATTCATGCGCCTGACACTTGTTGCGCAAAGAGGGTTTCCTATGGAGGCTGTCCCAAgctattttgctgcctgaggccaaggagaagatggggactCCCTTCCATCCTACACCATTCTCTGCATGGTCACTAACTGGCCTGGCCTCCAGATCTCGCTTCAAATACTCCTCTTGTATCAACAAAGGATTGTCCTTGGCTTAGCCACACAGACATTGCAACCGGTGAGGGAAGCAGGGAGTGGGACTTGAGAGTCAACATCAACTACAATGGGGCAtgggtggcattaggaaggtcaaagagatggaaggaacatGACaacccatctagtccaactttgcTAGCAGGGTAAGGATCCATGGTGGTGGtccctctaaaacagtggttctcaacctgtgggtccccaggtgttttggcctacaactcccagaagtctcagccagtttaccagctgttaggatttctgggagttgaaggccgaaacatctggggacccacaggttgagaaccactgctctaaaaggcTACCATCTTCCAAGGAAGTCCTTTCCGTGGTTGACAAAGAGGTCTTCTACAGAAAAAAGCAAGCAATGATGGATCCTCCACTAGTATCATAGGTAGGATTGAGATCTCTGCTCCAGATGAAGACTTCTCCAATTTCTCTGGAAGTGGTAGGACTAATCCATATCTCCGGATCATTTTTGAGGTTTTTGAATTCTTCCAAATCTTGACTGAAATCTTTCTTCATGCGGAAGCCCAACCATTTCATAGATCCGGTTGGCTTGACCTGTTTCAGACTCTTTCTGGAACAACTTTGCCAGACTCAGGAGGCGGCCTTTTAGCAGAGACTGTTCCTTGCCATGACCAcctgaaatctggaagccctttGTGTACATCTCCAGGGCCCcctctttgtttcttttcttgtgGAGCAGGAAGTCCCCCCAGTGCAAGTAGATGGCCTGCTGGCATCGTTGGCTGAGGTTGGGGAGATCCTCCATCAGGTTCTGGTAAATCTCTTCCTCATCAGCCAAGGACTTTTCTCCGTACAATTTGGCCAACTCCAGCTGGGAGAACACAGAAAAAGGATCCTTTTCCAAAGCCTGCTTGAAGATCTTAGTAGCTTTTGCTACaagctcttctctttcttcctgtgATGCCTCCTTCATCTGCTTTGTGTAGCAGACACCAAGGTCATAGTAAAGCAGGTGGTAGCTAGGACCCAGGGCTATGGCTTTCTCCAGAACTGCAATTGCCCAGGAGAGAGGTAGGGATAAATAACCCCACACTTTGGCAGCATTTCTCAGGACCTCTGGGTTGAGGCTGTTCTGGGCCACATCCTCCACCAAGCTCTTGACTCTCGCTCTGTCTTTTCTCATGATTACGTTGGCCAAATACACTTTGGCTTCAGCATTTTGAGGCTGGTGAACAAGAACCTCTTCCAACACTCTTTGTGCTTCTTCGTTGAATTCTTCATTCATAGTGTGACACCACAAGGCAAAGGCAGAGTATGCCAGACCTGCCTGGTATTCCCCATTGGACCCATCTCCTCTCAGGGCCAACAGGAAACACATTTTGGCCTCCTGTCCATTCCGGAAGCCCCAAGCCAGCAGGGACCATCCTTTCTGGGCATGGATTTCAGGGATTGCAACAGAGTAGGGCTCAGGGCTGGAGAGAGCTTGGCAAGTCTCATGGATCTTCTCCAGGTAGAGCTCCACCTTCTCGTAGTTGGTCAAGTGGTAATAAATCCAGGCAAAGTTGCCATAGGTCACTAGGGCTTGGCGGGAGAAGTTGGTGGGGTGGTCCTTCCGGAGAGCCTCCTCCGCTTCTTGAAGGCTCTCCAATGCTTCATTGTTGTCCtcttggaggtggtggaggtagGCCTTCAGGGCCAGGTAGGCGCCCCGATTAGGGAATGAGGTGTGTTCCAGCCGGAGACGTAACGTCTGAAGGTTGTGTTCCGCATCCACCTTGTCCCTGACCTCAAGAGACCAGGTGAAATGGCACTGCAGGCTCTGGAGCTTCTCCTTCAATGGTCTGCAAAAGGAGGAGAGGAGCAGGTCAGCCACTTATCAGTCCCAGTTGGGGAGAAGAGCAAGAGACACGAATAGAGCATCTGGAGGGGCTCTGCGcttcctttctccccatttcCCCTTCTCTAGTCCAGACcgactactactgctactactacaaagactggatggccatcagttgggagtgctttgattgtgcttttactgcctgGCAAAAGAGGATTGGACTAGAttgcccctggggttgctcctagttttactactactacttctacttctacttctactactacttctactataaaggctggatggctttCTGTTGGGAGCTATTtggttgtgtttttcctgcatggcagaagggggttacactggatggcccctggggttgctcctagttttactactactactactactactactactactacttctattactactacgactactacaaaggctagatggctttctgttggtggtgctttggttgtgtctttcctgcatggcagaagggggttggactggatagccctgggGTTGCTGCAggtattgctgctgctgctactactactactactacaaacacTGGATGGcggtctgttgggagtgctttgattctgcttttACTGCCTGGCaaaaggtggttggactggatggcccctggggttgctcctagttttactactactactactactactactacttctactactactactacgactactacaaaggctggatggctttctgttggtggtgctttggttgtgtctttcctgcatggcagaagggggttggactggatggcccctggggtttctgcaaGTAatgctattactattactattactactactactactacaaaggctgggtgactgggccacagaaacacctggcaggggatggctagtataatataaatatttcgtGGGGCTCCACGAGAGACTTTTTGTTTCTTGCAGAGCatcctgactcctcctcctcctcctcctcctcctcctctactccAGCCTGACTGTTGCACATGTGCGCATGGCCAGtccctgccttcctgcctgcttGCCTTTGCGTAAAATATTGTTTCTTCCTCGGCCACCGCCCAGGCCTAGCACCGccttcttcccctctccctctgttatttTCCTCATCtggggtgtgtatgtgtatgtgtgtgtatgtgtgtgtgtcaagaaaCATCCAGCAGTGTGCCTTCTAGATCTATGCAGG includes these proteins:
- the LOC132777322 gene encoding interferon-induced protein with tetratricopeptide repeats 5-like, with the translated sequence MGPLKEKLQSLQCHFTWSLEVRDKVDAEHNLQTLRLRLEHTSFPNRGAYLALKAYLHHLQEDNNEALESLQEAEEALRKDHPTNFSRQALVTYGNFAWIYYHLTNYEKVELYLEKIHETCQALSSPEPYSVAIPEIHAQKGWSLLAWGFRNGQEAKMCFLLALRGDGSNGEYQAGLAYSAFALWCHTMNEEFNEEAQRVLEEVLVHQPQNAEAKVYLANVIMRKDRARVKSLVEDVAQNSLNPEVLRNAAKVWGYLSLPLSWAIAVLEKAIALGPSYHLLYYDLGVCYTKQMKEASQEEREELVAKATKIFKQALEKDPFSVFSQLELAKLYGEKSLADEEEIYQNLMEDLPNLSQRCQQAIYLHWGDFLLHKKRNKEGALEMYTKGFQISGGHGKEQSLLKGRLLSLAKLFQKESETGQANRIYEMVGLPHEERFQSRFGRIQKPQK